GGGGAGCGCGTGGTGCTCGTGACGCTGGACCTCCACCCCTCCGAGATCCGGGCGAGGGCCAAGGCGCTGCATCTCGACCTCGACGTATACGAGGGCAAGACGTTCGCGTTCGTGGATTGCTACAGCGCGACCGCATCCGAGCGCCCCGAGTCCCTGCCCGGGAAGAAGACGTTCCTCGTCTCGAGTTTCAGCAATCTGGAGGGGATCGGCATGGCCATGTCGAAAGCCGCCCAGGAGCTCGGCACCCCCGTGCGGATCTACTTCTACACGATCTCCACCCTCTTCCTCCACAACTCGACCCAGGCCATTGCGAAGTTCTTTCAAATCGTCACGAGCCGCGCGAAGATGAACATGGGGTTCATCCTGTACGCGGTCCAGGAGGGGGTCCACGAACCGATGACGATGAACCTTCTCCGGTCCCTCGTGGACGGCGTCGTCGAGATGCGCTTCACGGACGCCATGGACCACGAGGTACGGGTTCACCACATGCGGGGCTTCCAGGTGGACAGCGCCTGGCACCCCTTCGTCCAGATGCCCGGCGGCTCGGGAGGACTGTGATGGGCGAACCTCCTGTCGGCAAGCGCGTGAAGACGGGGATTCAGGTCCTGGACGACCGTCTCCACGGTGGCTTCCCCTGCCCCTCCACGCTCCTCCTGTTCAGCGACAAGCCCACGGAGAAGCGTCTGTTCGCGGAGCACTTCGCGGTCGAGGGGGCGCGTGCGGGCGAGACCACCCTGTACGTGGACTTCTACCGCGCCCCCGCCCTCGCCCGGACGGAGCTCTCCCGGTTCGGCAAGTTCCCTCCCGAGCAGCTCATCATCGTCGACGCGATCTCGAGCCAGCTGCTCATGAAGAGCGAGGAGAAGTACCGCATCGCGGACATCGGAAGCCTCACGGGGATCACGGACACCATTGTGGACGCGATTCGGACGGAACGGCCCGCGCGAGTCGTGATCGACTCCATGGAGTTCCTCGCGGACCGGTTCCCCAAGGAGGCCGTCCTCGCGGAGTGGCGGCGGATCATCCAGGAAGCCACGG
This sequence is a window from Thermoplasmata archaeon. Protein-coding genes within it:
- a CDS encoding ATPase domain-containing protein produces the protein GERVVLVTLDLHPSEIRARAKALHLDLDVYEGKTFAFVDCYSATASERPESLPGKKTFLVSSFSNLEGIGMAMSKAAQELGTPVRIYFYTISTLFLHNSTQAIAKFFQIVTSRAKMNMGFILYAVQEGVHEPMTMNLLRSLVDGVVEMRFTDAMDHEVRVHHMRGFQVDSAWHPFVQMPGGSGGL